ACCCATAGCCCCCGCACCTGATATATTCCGGGAGAAGCCCTTCCTCGAGGGACGCTTCCCTTAACGGCTCGTCGATAAGGAGCTCCCTTTCGAAGACATAGGCCCCTGCATCTATAAACCCGGCACTGCGCTTGCTCCGCCTCCGTCCAAACGAGACGATCCTGCATTCCTCATTGACCTCGGCCCGCCCGTACCCTCTGGTATCTTCCACTTCCTTCAGGACCATCGTGAAGGGTGCGCCGCTCTCTCTGTGGAAGTTTACGAGGTCGTCTATGTCCGACTCGATGAAAGACTCCCCTCTAAAGACCAGTATCTCCTCTGTCCCTGCAAGCCTGCTTGCCTTGATGAGCGCCCCTCCTGTTCCGAGCGGCTCTTCCTCCCTTGAAAAAACCGTCTCAAAGGGGAGGTCCATCTTTCCGAACCTCTCGAATACCGGTTCAGGACAGGCCGCGAAAATCACTTTTCCAACCACGGCCGAGCCCTCCATCTGCCTGAGGATGAGATCGAGGAAACGCGCTCCGTCCGCCGATTCGCGGGCTTTTCTCATGGATTTCCTCTGCCCGCCCGCGAGAATGACCGCGTCCGCCATGCAGCCCTCCTTTTATGCCTTGAAACTCATGAAATAACGCCCTCGGCAGTTTGCCTTAAGCCGGATTCGACCCGCCGCTCCCTTAGGACCATTATCAGATTGTACGCGGCCACAAGCATATTCACGGCTGCAAGGATTATTACGGTCACGACGAGGCTCCCTTTAAAGACGTTCAAAAGGAGGGCGTGCGCAGCGCCGCCCGCTAGAAGTGAATAGATGAAAGAACTTTTCCCTCTCGCGAGGTTGTAGCTTACTAGGACGCTCACCATGGCGAGCGACATCATGGCTATCCCGTAATATTTAAGGAGCGGGGCGGCCCCCGCGAATTTGGCTCCGAATAGAAGGGTTATCGAAAACTCCGGAATGACGGCGAGCACGAGCACCCCGGCCATCGAAACGGCGAAGGTCACGAGCAGCCCCCTGTCGAGCACGCTCCGCATGTCCCTCTTCCGGGCATGCGAGTCCGTAAGCATGGGGAAAAGCGCCATCACGAACGCTGCCGGGAGATATAGTATGGTCTTCCCGAGCACCGCGGCCGCCGAGTAGAGCCCCGCGTCCTCGGGGCTTGCCCAGTGCTTGACCGTAAGAAGGTCGATATTGAGCATTGCAGTGAAGGCCAGCGATGATATGAGCACCGGGACGCTGTAGGAGGCGATATCTAGCGTCACCCTCTCGCCCCCTGGCCTCTGGCGGAGCACGGAGGCGAGCGGAAGGAAAGTCATGGCTATGACGAAGAGGCCGGGGAAGGCCGCGGCAGCTACCGCGCCGTTAAGGCCGAAACCGAGGAAGACGAAGGCGACTCCCATCGCGAGCTTGGATGCCGCGCCGGCCCAGATGCCAGCCCCGAAATGCCAGAACTTCTGAAGCCCCTGGAGCATTCCCATGTTGACGGTCATGGTGAAGGAGACGACGAGCCCGAACCCGGCTATGATTATCGGAATCCCGTTCTGAAGCTGGAGATAGGCCGCGAGCGGCCCGGATGCGGCTGAGAGCAGAAGGAAAACGACGATGCCGGCCCCGAGCGTAAAGAGAAGCGAGTTCCTGTAGAGGCGCGATACGCGCGCCCCCTCGCCCATGGCGTTGAAGGTGGAGGCGTACCTGGCGACCACGACCATGACGGTCCCTGCCGGTATCCCCAGTATGGAGGTGATGGATAGCGCGGCATTGAGCGCGCCGTAGTCAGTCAGCTCAAGGTTCCTGCTCATGAAGAACTGGAAGAGGTAGTTGCAGAAGTTCCCGGCCATGGAGGTTAAGAAAAGGACGCTCCCGTTTTTTAATAAGCTCATCCATAGACCCCTGGCCGTTTCTCGGGCGTACATCGCGGTATTAATCCCGGCAGATGCCGTTAAGGAGTAACTATACTGGGGTTTTCCGGGCTGTCAACCCGGCCTGCGGGCACGCCATCAGAAGGGGCTTTAAGGGCCTTTGATGAAGGACCGGGCCGCGGCTGCTATAATTAGATTCATGGACAAGAACGTCGTTTCCTACAGGATAGACGCATCGGACAGGATAGTGGAGGCGAGCGACTCCTGGGACGTTTTCGCGGTGGAAAACAAGGCGTCGCAGCTCACGAAAAAAGAGGTGCTCGGCAGGTTTCTATGGGACTTCATCGAGGGGAGCGACACCCGGCACCTCTTCCGGCTCATGCTATCTAAGGCACGGGACACCCTTTCCGCCATGAGGATACCCTTCCGGTGCGACTCGCCCGAGACTAAGCGATTCATGGAGATGGAGATACGCCCGCACCCGGACGACTCGATAGATTTCGTATGCACGACGTTGAAGACCGAAACCCGCACGCCGGTCGCCTTCATCGACCCGGACGTGGACCGCTCCAACGAATGGCGGACCATTTGCAGCTGGTGTAAAAGGATAAAGATGCCCAACGGCGAGTGGGTGGAACTTGATGATGGCATAAGGAAGCTCGACCTGTTCGGCACTAAAAAGCCCCCCAGGATGAGCCACGGCATATGCCCTGAAGACCAGGAAAGGGCCTTCAGGGAGATTGAAAACGCTGGAAAGGCGAAAAGAAAGGCGGCGTAAGCCCGCCGCCTTTCAGTGGAGTCTTTCCTGATGCTCCTTCAGCAAGTCAAGGAGCTCCTCGCTTTCAGGGTACGCCAGGTCGAAATCCCTTACGAAATCGGCTACTACCTCAAGCTCGTCAGGGTCTATCGTCTCGTCATGCGTTATCGCGTTCAGTATGTTCTCAAGCACGGTCTCTACCTCGTCCGGATGGTCGATATCGTCAAGGCGGTCCCTGTACTCCGTAAGCGCGTCGAAGAGCTCCACATTTTCTTCGTTCATTTACCCCACCCCTGGATTGTTTTTTTTACGCCTGAACCGGGCGCTCCCCCCGGACATCCTCTCAATCACGGCGGTACGCTTGAAATCCCCGCCAAATTAAATGGTCCTGCGCGTCCGGACGTCTGGCGTCAGCTGACAGTTTGCCACAAATTTCATTCAGGCTGCTCAAAAAGCTCAAGATGCAAGGAGTCGAAAAATGAGGAATGAGGCGTACTTTTATGGTACGCCGGAGCGTCCAATTTTGAAGACGACGCAGCAGATTGGGCTTTTTCAGCAGCCTGCTAATAAGGAATATAGCACAAGGCCGGGCGGCGTGCAGGCGTCTCCCTATATTTACAGGCGGCCATTACCGGGTAGAATATATGCATGGGAGGCGACTCCAAAGGTCTTTTTGTATACAGGCTCGACGCCCTGGACAGGATAGTCCATGTGAACCGGGCATGGCTTTCCTTTGCCGCCGCGAACGAATCCGAGGCCCTGTCCCCTGAGGCGGTCCTTGATAGGCCGCTCTGGGATTTTATAGCCGACGCGGAGACCCGCCAGGTCTACCGGATGATATTATCGAGGGTAAGATCATCCGGGAAAGAGATCTATATCCCTTTC
The genomic region above belongs to Deltaproteobacteria bacterium and contains:
- a CDS encoding oligosaccharide flippase family protein, giving the protein MSLLKNGSVLFLTSMAGNFCNYLFQFFMSRNLELTDYGALNAALSITSILGIPAGTVMVVVARYASTFNAMGEGARVSRLYRNSLLFTLGAGIVVFLLLSAASGPLAAYLQLQNGIPIIIAGFGLVVSFTMTVNMGMLQGLQKFWHFGAGIWAGAASKLAMGVAFVFLGFGLNGAVAAAAFPGLFVIAMTFLPLASVLRQRPGGERVTLDIASYSVPVLISSLAFTAMLNIDLLTVKHWASPEDAGLYSAAAVLGKTILYLPAAFVMALFPMLTDSHARKRDMRSVLDRGLLVTFAVSMAGVLVLAVIPEFSITLLFGAKFAGAAPLLKYYGIAMMSLAMVSVLVSYNLARGKSSFIYSLLAGGAAHALLLNVFKGSLVVTVIILAAVNMLVAAYNLIMVLRERRVESGLRQTAEGVIS